Sequence from the Leptospira noumeaensis genome:
AATCCCACATCGGGAACCACAGGAAGGCCGATCCTTGCGCCAAACCACCCAAGAGCGATTGGTTGTTATGTGCCTCTTATCGAATGGACAGTCGAAAAATATGGAGTGATTCCTATCCACAATCCAAAATCTACATTTGCCATTCAACTCTGTTACCAAGAAAATACAATTGTCTATGCAACAACTCATAGTTTGGCGGGTGGTGCCAAGTTTGCAAAAATCAATCTTCACCCCAACTCTTGGAAAAACCAAGATGAGATAGAAAAATTTATAAAAGAATCCTCTCCACAGATTCTAACGGGAGATCCATACGCTTTGGAAGCGGCAATGAAAATGGGATTGGATTACAGGCCAGAGGCCATCCATTCCACAGCTTTGGAGTTAACAACAAGTTTACGAGAAAAACTAAGGGAACACTTTCACTGCCCTGTGATCAATTCCTATTCTTTAAATGAAACTGGCCCCATTGCTTATGCCTGTAAAACAAATCCTGAATGGATGCATATCTTACCGCATGACCTTTATGTCGAAATCATTGCAGATGAATCAGGTGAAGTTTTGCCATCTGGTAATATAGGAGAAATTGTTGTGACTGGAGGAAGAAATCCTTACCTTCCCTTACTCCGCTACAAAACAGGAGACAGAGGAGAATTACATTTCGATCGTTGTAGTTGTGGTGATTTTTTCCCTCGCCTGCGATTGTTATCTGGCAGAAAACCGGTGTATTTCTTTAAAGCAAATGGGGAAACTGTAAACCCAATCGACGTGGCAAGAATCCTCCGCAGAAATCCACATATTTATCAATTCCAAATGGAACAATATACAAAAGAGAATTTTATTTGTCGAGTTTCTGCTTCGAATGAATTTTTAGATTTACTAGAGGTGAGTGAAAGTCCAAAAACAAATTCGAACCTAAAATCACCAAGTAACCCTTTACAAATCGAACTAAAAAGAGAATTGGAAAACCTTTTAGGAATTGGTTCTCATGTAAAATTTGACACCAACTTTCCGTTAGATGGCAAAAAACAAACCGCATTTATCAATTCTTATTTAGACACTCTGGAAAAAACAAAATGACCCATGGCCTAGTTCTTGGAAAATTTTATCCTCCTCACAAAGGACATATCCATCTCATTTCAGAGGCAAAAAAAAACTGCGACGAACTCACTGTCCTGATATGTTCCTTACAACGAGAACAAATTCCTGGCGAATTACGTTTCAAATGGATGTTGTCTTTATTTCCCGATCCGAAAATTCGAATTGTTTGGGTTCAGGATGAAAATCCGCAATACCCAGAAGAAGATCCCGATTTTTGGAATCTTTGGCGAAAGACGATTGAGACTCACACGAAAAAGAAAGTGGATATTCTTTTTACCTCTGAAGATTATGGTGAGCCACTTTCAAAAGTTCTTGGGTGTAAACATATACTGATTGACTTAAATCGAAACGAAGTACCCGTCTCTGCCACAAAAATCAGAGAGGCTCCTTTAACCCATTGGGACTGGATTCCAGAGCTCATTAGACCTTATTTTGTAAAACGAATCGTTCTTACTGGAAGTGAATCCGTTGGGAAAACCAGTTTGGCCGAAATTCTTGCAAAAGAATTCCAAACCAATTGGATTCCTGAATTTGCTCGAGAGTATTTGGAATCAAAAGTTGGCCCAATGGACGAATCGGATTTTTTGCCCATTGCCAAAGGACATCTTTTGTCAGAAGTAGAAGCGGCAAAAACTTCCAATGGAATTTTATTTTTAGATACAGATCTACTCACAACCAAAGTTTACTTAGAAAGATATTATGAGTCAGAAATCCCTTGGCTCACAGAACGGGCATTAGGTTTAAAATACGATGCCTCTTTTTTTCTAGACATTGATATTCCTTGGATAGAAGACAAATTACGAGATTTAGGTGAAGAACGAGAATCCATGCGAACTCGGTTTTTACAAGCAATGGAAGATGCCAATAGGAGTTTTCATTGGATACGAGGAGATTATCAGACAAGAAAACAAGAGGCAATCAAAATCGTAAACCAGTTGAAAACAGAACCTATGAACCGAGAATCATTCACTTTAGAGCAGCGACGTTTACGTAGTTTTGAATGACTTCATTTGGGAGAATCTTATCATTCACTAAATTTTTCATTTCATAAAGTGTAGTTCCCGTAGATCGGTTATCAGTATTTACGGGGCCAAAATGGTTCCGAATGGCAGATCCCAAAACAAAACGAATTTCCGTACTAAATCTAGAAAACCCTTGGTTGTTCTCTTCGGTTCCATGTAAATGATGAGAGGAAAATAAAAAGTAGTCTCCCAAATCTCCGGAAACAGAAAATTGTTTTGAATCTTTTGGCACATGGTTTGGTTTAGGAAATATTTTTTCCACCAAACGAGAATGAGTAGTGGCTTGGAACCCACCCGTTTCCAACCAATGTTTGTAATCAAACAAATGGGAATTATTGGGAATGGGATTTTGAAAGTATGACGGATACAAAGTAAACCCAGCCCCTGGTTTCACAAGTGTGATGGGAATCCAAATATTGATTTGGTTTTCGGGGTTGGCATACCAAGAATCTCTATGGATATAAAGAACAGATTCGGATCCTGGTTTATTGTGAAATCCATTCGGAATACAACGAAGACGAAATAAATCTACATAAACATCCGAAGGATCCATCCCTAAGGATTCAAAAAGTGGGAATAGAAATTTTTTTAACGAAATATTTTCATAAATCCGAGTCCGAATCTTTTCCATCCTGGCTGCCAAATCCAAATAAGGAATGGATGAACTAACAAAAACAGGATCTCCTTCGGAGAATTCTTCGTAAATGTAATCTTTGATTGTTTTTAGAAATGGAAAAGAAGGTTCTCTGAATGAACCAGAAAAAGTTTCGCC
This genomic interval carries:
- a CDS encoding AAA family ATPase, producing MTHGLVLGKFYPPHKGHIHLISEAKKNCDELTVLICSLQREQIPGELRFKWMLSLFPDPKIRIVWVQDENPQYPEEDPDFWNLWRKTIETHTKKKVDILFTSEDYGEPLSKVLGCKHILIDLNRNEVPVSATKIREAPLTHWDWIPELIRPYFVKRIVLTGSESVGKTSLAEILAKEFQTNWIPEFAREYLESKVGPMDESDFLPIAKGHLLSEVEAAKTSNGILFLDTDLLTTKVYLERYYESEIPWLTERALGLKYDASFFLDIDIPWIEDKLRDLGEERESMRTRFLQAMEDANRSFHWIRGDYQTRKQEAIKIVNQLKTEPMNRESFTLEQRRLRSFE
- a CDS encoding phenylacetate--CoA ligase family protein gives rise to the protein MNRFLESPHAPLWNANIGDRIQKDDFDFVEDFKKVFYDSKKNQTYLGREGAIEYVRKNLYLSTFFQDQLKGIDFAENFDSIPFTTREDLQSKITEIIPIGMDLERMVINPTSGTTGRPILAPNHPRAIGCYVPLIEWTVEKYGVIPIHNPKSTFAIQLCYQENTIVYATTHSLAGGAKFAKINLHPNSWKNQDEIEKFIKESSPQILTGDPYALEAAMKMGLDYRPEAIHSTALELTTSLREKLREHFHCPVINSYSLNETGPIAYACKTNPEWMHILPHDLYVEIIADESGEVLPSGNIGEIVVTGGRNPYLPLLRYKTGDRGELHFDRCSCGDFFPRLRLLSGRKPVYFFKANGETVNPIDVARILRRNPHIYQFQMEQYTKENFICRVSASNEFLDLLEVSESPKTNSNLKSPSNPLQIELKRELENLLGIGSHVKFDTNFPLDGKKQTAFINSYLDTLEKTK